In Caulobacter segnis ATCC 21756, the sequence CCGCGGAAAGGCGCACCGGCTTGCCCTCGGCCCCGCGCCAGACCTCGACGACGCCCTCGCGGACGATGACCCCGACCTGACCGTCGTCATGGGTGCGGACCGTGAAGCTGGTGCCGACCGCCCGCACGCGCACGTCGCCGGCCACCACCACGAACGGACGGGCTGGGTCCTTGGCCACATCGAACAGGGCCTCGCCACGCAGCAGGTCGACCCGCCGCATCTTCCCGTCGAAGGCGGCGCGGATGGTGGTGTCGGTGTTCAGAGTCACGGCCGAGCCGTCCTCAAGGGGCGCCGCGGCGGATGTCGCCCTTGGCCGTCGTCACCCGCCCCCTGAGGCTTAGCGCGGCATACCCGACGGCTCCCACCACCGAGGCGGCCGCCAGCAGACCCCCCGTGGCCAGCAGGCGGCGGCGGTCGGCGGCTTTCGCGGTGGGATGCGAGGCGGGCGCGAAATCGGCGCCCAGCCCGGCGGCGCGGTCCAGGTGAGCGTTGACGGCCAGAGCCTTGGCGTAGGCCCCGGCGCGACGCGGATCCT encodes:
- a CDS encoding DUF4880 domain-containing protein, with the protein product MTTIRESSADIDAAAAAWAARVDRGPLSDQDQAALEAWAAQDPRRAGAYAKALAVNAHLDRAAGLGADFAPASHPTAKAADRRRLLATGGLLAAASVVGAVGYAALSLRGRVTTAKGDIRRGAP